Genomic segment of Streptomyces sp. NBC_00654:
TCGCCCGGTCCCCAGCCGAAGTGCGCGGCGGCGGGCCCGGTGACGAGGGCGGCGTCGGTGACCCGTCCGGTGACGACGACATCGGCCCCGGCCCGCAGACAGGCGGCGATGCCCGCGCCGCCGAGGTAGGCGTTGGCGGTGAGGTACCCCTCGGGCACGGGCAGGCTGTCGCCCTCGACATGGGCGACGCGCACGGGCACACCCACCGTGCCGGCCAGTTCGCGGACGGCTTCGGCCAGCCCGGCGGGGTTGAGCCCCCCGGCGTTGGCGACGATCCTCACCCCGCGCTCATGGGCGAGCCCGAGCGCTTCTTCGAGCTGGCGCAGGAAGGTGGTGGCGTACCCGCGACGGGGGTCCTTCAGGCGGCTGCGGCCGAGGATGAGCATGGTCAGCTCGGCGAGATAGTCGCCGGTGAGGATGTCGAGGGGCCCGTCGGTGAGCATGTCGCGCACGGCGTCGAAGCGGTCGCCGTAGAAGCCGGAGGCGTTGCCGATCCGCAGGGGTTCGGTCCGCGCGGGCCCTGTCGGCGGGCGCGGTACCGGCGGGGTCCGCATCAGTGGGCCTTCCGGGGTGAGCGCCCGGTTCCCGCGGGGCCCGCGAACGCCTGGGCGATGTCCAGCCACTGCCCGGCGTCGGGTCCGACGGCGGTCACGGCGAGGTCGTCGCGGTGGGCGCGCTGGGTGACCAGGAGACAGAAGTCGAGGAGCGGTCCGGTGACGCGCTGCGGGGCGCCCTCGGGCCCGTACGTGATCGACTCGCCGCCGGGTACGGACAGTTCCACCCGGAACTCCTCCTCGGGCGGCTCGATCCCCCGTACCGCGTAGGCGTAGTCCCGGGCCCGGACCCCGATCCGCGCCACATGCCGCAGCCGGGCGGTCGGCGTGCGGGTGACACCGAGGGCATCGGCGATGTCCTGCCCGTGCGCCCAGGTCTCCATGATCCGCGCGGTGGCCATCGAGGCGACACTCATCGGCGGCCCGTACCAGGGGATACGGGTCCCCGCCGGGGCGGTGCGCAGCACCTCGTGGAGCCGCCGCCGACCCGCCCGCCAGCGCGTGAGCAGGGCTTCCGGACGGTGGGCGGCCACCAGCTCTCCGGCGGCCTCGTCCACGAAGGAGTCGGGGTGCTCCAGCGCCTTGGCCACCTCATCCGCGAACGCCCCGGGGTCGTCGGCGGCGAGCAGCGCGACCTCGTCGGTCCAGGAGAGGTGGGCGATCTGATGGGCGACGGACCACCCGGCGGCGGGTGTCGCGAGACCCCACTGTCCGGGCGTCAACTCCCCCACCATCAGGTCGACTTCCCCGCTCTCGTCGAGCAGGTCGTCGAGCAGGCCGCCGATCACGGCTGCGGCATCGGACACGTGCGCTCCCCTCGGGGCAAGGCGTGGTGCCCAGGAGCATGACAGCGCCCCAGGAAACAAACAAGCATGCTTGCATGATTTTTGACGCGCCGATCGGCGAGCGGCTTGTCAGAGCGCGGTGCGAGGATGGGACGTGTCCCGGGAGGAGACGACCGGGGCACGGACGAGGGCAGGTTTCGAGCGGTCGGAGGCAGCATGGCCAAGGAATTCCAGGTGACGTACGACTGCGCCGATCCGGGCGCGCAGGCGGTGTTCTGGGCCGAGGCGCTGGGCTATCGCGTCCAGCCGCCGCCGGAGGGCTTCCCCGACTGGCCGTCCGCGCTGACGGCGTGGGGCGTACCGCCCGAGAAGCACAACAGCCGGTCGGCCATCACGGATCCGGACGGCAAGGGGCCTCGGGTGTTCTTCCAGAAGGTCCCGGAGGGCAAGACGGCGAAGAACCGCCTGCACCTGGATCTGCGCGCGGCACCCGGCCAGACCGGGGACGAGCGGATGGCCACACTGGAGGTGGAGGCCACCAGGCTGGAGAAGCTGGGCGCGCAGCGGCTGTACCGGCTCGACCCCGATGGCGTGGACGAGGGGATCATCGTGATGGCGGACCCCGAGGGCAACGAGTTCTGCCTGGACTGAGGGCGGGGTGGCGGCTTCTATGCCGCCCGCCCCGTCAACTGCCGGGCCGCCCGGCAGTTGACGGGGCGAGAGGGATACCGGACATAATTCGCAGGTGTTCGGTGACGGCAATGACCTAATCTGCCCGTCATGACCGACTGGAACAGCGTAGAGGCCGCCGACTGTGCCGTGCCCGCCGACCGGCCCATGGACGACCTCGTCAGCGAGCTGTCCCGCGCCCTGGCAGATCCCGATCCACTGGTCCGGGACGGCGCGCCGTACGCCGTCCTCGCGACCTGGATAGCCCGCGGGACGATCGGGACGTCCCGGCGGCTGGAGCTGGGGGACGAGATGGCCACCCGGTTCACCGACCCGCGGGTCGAGGCCCGCACCTTCGCGCCCCTCGTGCTCGGCATGCTGGTGACAGCGGGCGACTTCAAGGCCGGGTGGGTGGACTCGTTCGAGCGCTGGTACCCGGCGGAGCGGGATCTGCGCGGCCACGACGGGACGCTCGGCTGGCTTCACGCGGTGGCGCACGGCGCGGACCTGCTCGCCGGCTTCGGCCGCCACCCCGAGGTGGCGCCGGCGCGGATGCTGAACCTTGCCGCCGCGCGGCTGACGGCGCCCACCGACCACGTGTACGACCAGCTGGAGGACGACCGCCTGGCGCGGGCGATCGCCCTGGTCCTCACCCGCTCCGACCTCAGCGAACACGACGCCGTCGGCTGGCTGGATCCGATCGCCGACCGCTTCGGGTCGGACCGCATCAGCACCCCGGTGCCCGCTCACATCAGCAATTGCCTGCGCACCCTGCGCCTGCTCCATATCCTCGCCGACCGGGGGGTTCGCCCGACCAGCGAACTGCCCGCGGAGCCTCTCCACCACCGCGACGCGGTCAAGTCCGCCACCGCCGCCGTCCTCGACCGGATCGTCAGACGCTGACCGACCGCGCCGCGGTTGGGCCGGGCGGCCGCTCTCGGTCGTCACGAGTCGTCACGCGTCGTCATGTGTCGGCAAGATGGCGCGCCGCCGCTTCGGTGAAGCGGTCGACGGCGACTCCCAGACTGGCGTAGAAGTTCCGGACGGCGTGCCCCGCATCGCCGGAGTTCTGCCGGATCTGCCTGGCGAGGTCTTCCGCGACATCGTTGATCCGGCGGGCCTCGGAGTACAGCTGGAGCCCCGACAACGCGATCAGGGGCATCTGAAGGGCAACGCGGTCGGCTTCCCGGTGAACGGCGTCGGCCCACGCCTGGTCGAGATGGGATTCGTTGATCGGCTGAACCCAGATTCCCCGGTGCCCCGGCGGAGGAGGGACCCGCTCATGCCGGTAGGTGCTCTTCCTCCGGGGATCCGTGGCCTGCATCCCGTAGGCCGCGGCAAGGAGCGCGGCGAACGCCTCCCGCTGCTCCTGCCTGCGTACCTGCTGCCGCTGACGATCATGATTGAAGCGTGCGGCCCAGGCCGTGGCCAACGCGGTCAGCGCCGTTCCTGAGACACCGATAGCCGCACCCACGAGTCCTGCGGTCGCCTGGTCCATTCCCGGGACCCTAGGGCAATCCCCCGGAAGTGGGGTACGGAAGTCCGAAGCCCGGGACCCGCGCGGCCCCGCGCCCCTAGCGTCACTTGTATGACTTCCTCCTGGACGAACGAGGCAGCGATCAGACAGTGGGACGCCACCGCCACCCGTGAGGCGATGGAAGCCACGGCGCAGGACGGGGACTTCGCCAAGCGCCATCTGGTCAACCCGGTGCTGGAGCGCCTGTTGGGAGACGTCCACGGCCGCCGGGTGCTGGACGCGGGCTGCGGCAACGGCTACTTCAGCCGGATGCTCGCCCGGCGCGGGGCGCGGGTGGTCGGGGTCGAACCGACGGGGAGCATGACCGCGTTCGCCCGGGAGCGGGAGGTACGGGAGCGGCTCGGCATCACGTACGTCCGGGCGGATCTGGCCCGGCTGCCCGAGGACACAGGCCCCGCCCGGGGTCCCTTCGACGCGGTGGTGAGCAGCATGGTGTTCATGGCGATCCCGGACTGGAGACCGGCGATGCGGTCCTGTGTGAGGGCGCTGCGGCCCGGTGGCCGGTTCGTGTTCGCGGTGGTCCACCCGGCGTTCGAGGGGCTGCGGGCCGAGTGGCGGGAGCACGGCGAGTACCGCGTACGGCGCTATCTGGAGGAGTACGAGATCCCGGGCCCGGTCGCCTGCGACTTCCACCGCCCGCTCTCCGCGTACCTCAACGAACTGGCCTCCCTGGGCTGCCGCCTGCGCGAGGTCGTGGAACCGGGGCTCGACCCGGTGGTGTCCGAGGGGGCCCGGGACGCGGTGCCGGGGCTCGACGGCTATGTCCACCTGCCGAACTTCCTGGTGGTGGCGGCGGACGCGCCGTAGCGGAATGGGCGCGGGGTGCGGGGGGCGTGGACGGGGCCCTCGGGGCGGTGGAGCGCCTTTCACCGGCCCGCTCGCCGGGTTCGGACGATCGGGGTGTGCGGGGAAGGCGGTGCGGGGGTGATTGCGCCGAGCTTGCGGCTCAGCGACCGCGAACGACGATCACGCGAAGGCACCTCCCGCGCCAGGCCACCCCCGCACGGCATCACTCCCCGCGCGAGGCGGCCTCCGCCATCCGGGCGGTGGTGCTGGCGCCGTCCAGGGCCTCGCGCACGATGTCCGCGTGGCCACTGTGGTGCGCGATCTCCCGGAAGACATGCATCAGGGCGTGCCGGACGGTCCAGATGACCGGCTCCGGAGGCGACCACGGGTACTGCGGCAGCGTCACCGTACGGTTGAGATCGGTTTCCTCCCGCACCGTACGGTCGAACTCTCCGGCGGCGGCGTGAAAGGCGTCGAGCGCGCCCGCCAGGGTCTCGGTCTCGGTCAGCCGGTTACCGTCCGGGTCGAGGTCGGACCAGCCCACCTCGGCCGGCGCCGTGCCCTCGACCACGTCGAGCCAGCCGCGCTGCACCTGCGCGAGATGCTTGACCAGCCCACCGAGTGTCAGCTCGCTCACCGTCGTACGGGCGCGGGCCTGCTCCTCGGTGAGGTCCGCGACGGTGTAGAGGAAGTTGGTGCGCTGGTCGGTGACCAGTGCCAGCAGGTCCTCGCGCTCCACGGACTGCGGGAGGTCGGAGCTGGTCGATGTCATCGTGCCGTCCTTCTGGTCGTTCTGGATCAACCAGCCGATTCTGCGCTGCGCGACCGGGCGGACGATGGCGTTCCGGCCAGGTCGCCGCAGGTACACCCGCCTGGACCCGGGTAGTCCCGGCGGCCGGGCAGCGGCTACCGGATGGTACGAATCATCACCGTGAGAACTGGCGAGGCCGGTGACGGCTGGCTCTGGCCTATGTCCTCGTACCCCCACGACCTGTAGAGCGCGTGGACCTTTCCCTCACCGGCGGCCGGGTTGACCATGAGCGTGACGAACGCCTCGTCGCGGGTGGCGAGGTGAGCGTCATGGATACGCCGGGCTGTTCCGGTCTTCCGCCAGGTCCGCCGGACCCCGATCTCCTTCAGGGCCAAGGTCGGACGCGCGGTGTACTTCTCGGCCGGTGCCGGGTCCGTGCGCTGCCAGTACCGGTCGCCGTGCTCGATGGTGTTGCCGTAGGCGTAGCCGACCGGTTGCCCGTCCGCGTACGCGAGTACAGCCGCGAATCCTGGCTCGGCGCTGTGCCGGTCCACGGGAAGGTGGAGCAGCGGGGCGCACCTCGGTGGACGCGTTGAGGAGGGTCGCCACAGGCCGAGTCGAGAGCGGCGAACCTCCGCAGATCCATGGCGGGCGCCATGGTCAGGCGGTGGTTGTCCAGGTGGCGGCGTGCTCGGCCCAGGTCCGGACAGCGGCGCTGCGGGGCGCGGTGGCGCGCAGCGCGGTACCGAACCCCCGCAGCATCCGTGTCACACGGGCGTGTTGGGCAGCGATGTCGGAGGGAACCTTCATCGCCGTGGCGATGGCCGGTTCGATATCGCGTTGCCCGAGTTGGGCGGCGGCAAGCCGGGCAGTGTTGATGGCTCGGTCGCGCCGCATCTGAGGGTGGAGCAGGGCCAGGCTCCGGTGGGCATGCGTTTCGGCCTGTGCAAAGTTTCCGAGGCGAAGGTGTGCGGCGAGAGCGAGTGTTTCAAGCTCTGCTCCGTTGCGGACCGCAGTCATCCATACCGGTCGGGCAAGACCTGGGTCAGCGCGTTCGAGTGCTTCCTGAGCACAAGCAAGGGCGTGCCGCACGGCGGTGGTGTCGTTCGTGAGGCCGAGGCTGGCGGCCTGGCGCGCATGCCCCAAGCAGGCGAACAAGGGGTCACGGCGTGTGAGGTGCAAGTTGCGGGCGACATCGTTTGCGGCGAGGGAGTCGGCAGGGCGGCCCATGTGCCGGTACAGGGTCCCCGCGTGACTCCAGATTCGGAACTTGATCGCCTGATCGCTGGACATCTCGGCGAGCGCCTGGGCCTCACGCATGTGCGCCTCCGCGACGTCGTAGCGGCGACTGTCGATGGCAGCCCACATCGCCGAGGAGCGGAACGCCGCTGCGGAAGCGTAGAGGCTGTTGCGTACGCGTTGGGTGGCGGTGCCGGCGTTCTGGAGGTTCAGCGCATCGTCGGCGAGCGCGGCGGCACGCTGTTCGAGCCCGAGCCGTCCGCCATGGCGCTGGTCGCTGGCGATGATCTCGGTGAATCGCTTCTGGAGACGGTCGACGTCGCTCATTCCGATACGGCGGGGCCATGCGGTGCTGGGGGTTGCTGCTGAGGCAGCGGCAGCCACAATTCCGCCGACGAGGGTACGGCGCTTCATGTCGGAGTCCTCCTGGTGCGGTGAGGCCGGGGTGGACGTAGTCCGGCTCCGTGGCACGAACCCTAGGGCGACGGCAGACAGACCGGTGACGTCCTCAAGCGCCTTACGGGTGAGCGATTTGGGCCACATGACCCGGCCCGCTTTCCATGCCCGGACGGATGAGCCGTCGAGCCCGCCCGGCCTCCCCGTCAGTTGCTCCACGGCCCTGTTCACAGCGGCAGCAAGGCTGTTGGAGCTGAATCCGTGTTCGGCCATCCACGCCTCAAGGGCGGTGTTACGCGTGGTGTCCATCCGGACACGGTAGCCCTCGCGCGCACCCACTCGCAGGTAACCGGTAGGTCAAATCACCCTAGGGCCCTCCGTCGGATGGATACCGGATCGCCCTAATCATCCGGACGGAAAAGCGAGTTGCCTTGTTGTTGGTCGCCCGCCGCACCTCACAGTGCGGGCGGCTGTTGACGGCTCGGTCCGCCCCCCAAAAAATCATTCGAGGGGCGGCCGGGCGCCGAGACAACACGAAGGCTCCACCCCAATGACGAGTCTCAGTAAGCAAGTTCCCTACGCATCAGTCGGCCACCCTGCCTATAGCCAGACCTTTCCGTGCGAGCCTTCAACGGCCGAGATCGGCCGCAAGCTCGTCCGGAGCGTCCTTGACATGTGGTGTCTCGACGGCCTCGCCGATCGCGCCGCCCTGATCGCCACGGAGCTGATCGCGAACGCCGCCAGGCACACCCCGTGTCACGAGATCCGCCTGATCGTCACGCAGCCGAGCGCGACGCGGGTCCGTGTCGGGGTCGTGGACCAGGAACCGTCGCGCCTTCCGGCTCTCAGTCGGGCCGATGACAACGAAGAGTCGGGCCGGGGGCTGCTCCTCATCGACGCGTTGTCCGACCGCTGGGGCTGCGACCTGCACGGCTCGGGCATGAGCCCCTGGGCCAAAGAGGTCTGGGCGGAACTGCACCTTGAGGGCACCCGGTGAACGCCCCGCTCACGGCGTGCGCGGTTCTCACCAACCTCTTCGACCGCGCAGAAGCCGAGCACGGAGCCGAGCACGGAGACCGGCCATGACGTTCTTACCGGTCCTGCTCGCCCTCACGCTCGCCCTCGCCGGAATCCGCTTGCGGCAGCGCTTCCCTCGGATCATGCGGGTGCTCGCCCCTCAACCGCCCCGTACGCAGCGGCTGTTCGCCGAGTTGCAACGTATCGAGGCCGACCCCGCCTACCGGGCCCTGTTCCTCACCGGACTGGACGCCGCGATCCTCCGACGCGACGCGGAACGTACCGCCGAACTGCACGCCGTCGAAGCAGCGGCCGGCTTGCTCCAGCACCTGGTCCACCCGGAACCCGGCCCCGGCGAGCGTGCCACCGACGCAGACGTGGCCTACGTCGCCGAGCTGACCGTTTCCGCCGGGACCGCCGGGACAAGGCGCACCGTGTCTCTCGGCCGGGTCACCGTGCCGAACCGCCGACTCGCCCTGCGGTGGCTGCGCAGGCAGGCGCTCCGGCTCGCGGACGCGCACGGGCACCTCATACCCCCCGACACCACCCCCTGGACACAGGCGATCCGCGACGTGCGGCCGGTCACCTTCCACGGCTCCGACGCCCCCGAAGCGCTCCGAGCCTGGGCCACCGACGACCAGCGCCAGGCCGACGCACTGCACCGCCTCGCATCCGGCCCCCACACACTGCTCACCGTCACCGATCCGGCGGTCGGCCTGCACCTCACCCTCACCGGACAGCCTCACCGGCCGAACCGGACCGCCGACCCCCGGCACCCCACCAGCCCCCGTCCCGGTCGCGTACGCAGTGGCTCCCCCACGGGCGACCGGGACGGGCACCACCCGGCGGGAACCACGATTCCCGTCCGCCCCACAACCACCCCCACGAGGAACACGCCATGCCCCTCCTGACCCCGTACGTCGCCTCACGGAGCAGCGACAGGGGCACCCTGCAATCCGCCCTCGACATCCGGTTCACCCCGAACGGACCCCGGCTCGTCTACCGCGACGAACGCCCCGAAGACCGGGACAAGCACGGCAACCTGTGGGTCCGCGTCGAGGAATCCGACGACCCCGGACACATCCAGTACGACTCCCTCCACCCCACCCGCCAACGCACCTGCATGGAACAGCTCCTCTGCCAGATCTGCGCCCGGCCCGCCGACCGCAACAAGGACGGCTGGCTCTTCATCGACTGGCGACGCCAGGACTCACCCCCCACCTGGCCCGAGAAATCCCTCACCACCATGCCCCCGCTCTGCACCGAACACGCCCACATCTCCACCCACCAGTGCCCCTTCCTACGCCGGGACGAACACCTCCTCCTCCGCGTACGCAAACCCCACCTCTACGGAGTAGCCGGAACCCTCTACACCCTCACCACCACCGGCTGGACCACCACCGACAACGGCCAACTCTCCCCCTACAACCAACCCCAATACCCCGGCATGCTCGCCTCCCTCCTCATCCGCCAACTACGCGGCGTGAAAGTCGTGGAACACCCATGACCCCCGAGCAGTGGTCCGGCTCTCCCGGTTGCCCTGTCCCCGCCCCCGTGCGCAATTCTTGGGGCACGGCACCGTCTGCCTTCAACGCCCACCGAAGCGTCCGCCCCCGCCGCCCCGGCTCAGCCCTTCTTCCCCCCGCCCACCTGCCCGCGCACCGCGCCCATGCTCGCGCCGATGACCAGGGCGATGGCGAGGGCGTCCAGGGTGGACAGGGCCTGGTCCAGGATCAGGAAGCCGGCCGTGGCGGCGATTGCCGGTTCCAGGCTCATCATCACCGCGAAGGTGGAGGCGGGTATTCGGCGCAGGGCCATCAGTTCCAGGGTGTACGGGAGGACCGAGCTCAGCATCGCCACCGCCGCGCCCAGCGCCAGGGTGGAGGGGACCGCGAGCTTGGTGCCCGACTCCATGATGCCGAGCGGCAGGGAAAGGGCCGCCGCGACCACCATGGCCAGCGCCAGGCCGTCCGCCTGGGGGAAGCGGCGGCCCGTGCGGGCGCTGAAGACGATGTACGCCGCCCACATCGCGCCGGCCCCCAGGGCGTAGGCCGCGCCGACCGGGTCGAGGCGGTCGAAGCCGCCGCCGCCGAGCAGGACGACGCCGACCAGTGCGAGGCCCGCCCACAGGACGTTGATCAGGCGGCGGGAGACGAAGACGGAGAGCGCGAGCGGGCCCAGCACCTCCAGCGTCACGGCGATACCGAGCGGGATGCGGTCCAGGGCCTGGTAGAAGAGCGTGTTCATCCCGGCCATCGCGATGCCGAAGGCCACCACCGTGCCCCAGTCGGCCCGCGAGTGGCCGCGCA
This window contains:
- a CDS encoding TIGR03084 family metal-binding protein; translated protein: MSDAAAVIGGLLDDLLDESGEVDLMVGELTPGQWGLATPAAGWSVAHQIAHLSWTDEVALLAADDPGAFADEVAKALEHPDSFVDEAAGELVAAHRPEALLTRWRAGRRRLHEVLRTAPAGTRIPWYGPPMSVASMATARIMETWAHGQDIADALGVTRTPTARLRHVARIGVRARDYAYAVRGIEPPEEEFRVELSVPGGESITYGPEGAPQRVTGPLLDFCLLVTQRAHRDDLAVTAVGPDAGQWLDIAQAFAGPAGTGRSPRKAH
- a CDS encoding VOC family protein codes for the protein MAKEFQVTYDCADPGAQAVFWAEALGYRVQPPPEGFPDWPSALTAWGVPPEKHNSRSAITDPDGKGPRVFFQKVPEGKTAKNRLHLDLRAAPGQTGDERMATLEVEATRLEKLGAQRLYRLDPDGVDEGIIVMADPEGNEFCLD
- a CDS encoding DUF2785 domain-containing protein encodes the protein MTDWNSVEAADCAVPADRPMDDLVSELSRALADPDPLVRDGAPYAVLATWIARGTIGTSRRLELGDEMATRFTDPRVEARTFAPLVLGMLVTAGDFKAGWVDSFERWYPAERDLRGHDGTLGWLHAVAHGADLLAGFGRHPEVAPARMLNLAAARLTAPTDHVYDQLEDDRLARAIALVLTRSDLSEHDAVGWLDPIADRFGSDRISTPVPAHISNCLRTLRLLHILADRGVRPTSELPAEPLHHRDAVKSATAAVLDRIVRR
- a CDS encoding class I SAM-dependent methyltransferase, with protein sequence MTSSWTNEAAIRQWDATATREAMEATAQDGDFAKRHLVNPVLERLLGDVHGRRVLDAGCGNGYFSRMLARRGARVVGVEPTGSMTAFAREREVRERLGITYVRADLARLPEDTGPARGPFDAVVSSMVFMAIPDWRPAMRSCVRALRPGGRFVFAVVHPAFEGLRAEWREHGEYRVRRYLEEYEIPGPVACDFHRPLSAYLNELASLGCRLREVVEPGLDPVVSEGARDAVPGLDGYVHLPNFLVVAADAP
- a CDS encoding DinB family protein yields the protein MIQNDQKDGTMTSTSSDLPQSVEREDLLALVTDQRTNFLYTVADLTEEQARARTTVSELTLGGLVKHLAQVQRGWLDVVEGTAPAEVGWSDLDPDGNRLTETETLAGALDAFHAAAGEFDRTVREETDLNRTVTLPQYPWSPPEPVIWTVRHALMHVFREIAHHSGHADIVREALDGASTTARMAEAASRGE
- a CDS encoding XRE family transcriptional regulator, which translates into the protein MDTTRNTALEAWMAEHGFSSNSLAAAVNRAVEQLTGRPGGLDGSSVRAWKAGRVMWPKSLTRKALEDVTGLSAVALGFVPRSRTTSTPASPHQEDSDMKRRTLVGGIVAAAASAATPSTAWPRRIGMSDVDRLQKRFTEIIASDQRHGGRLGLEQRAAALADDALNLQNAGTATQRVRNSLYASAAAFRSSAMWAAIDSRRYDVAEAHMREAQALAEMSSDQAIKFRIWSHAGTLYRHMGRPADSLAANDVARNLHLTRRDPLFACLGHARQAASLGLTNDTTAVRHALACAQEALERADPGLARPVWMTAVRNGAELETLALAAHLRLGNFAQAETHAHRSLALLHPQMRRDRAINTARLAAAQLGQRDIEPAIATAMKVPSDIAAQHARVTRMLRGFGTALRATAPRSAAVRTWAEHAATWTTTA
- a CDS encoding ATP-binding protein, with the translated sequence MTSLSKQVPYASVGHPAYSQTFPCEPSTAEIGRKLVRSVLDMWCLDGLADRAALIATELIANAARHTPCHEIRLIVTQPSATRVRVGVVDQEPSRLPALSRADDNEESGRGLLLIDALSDRWGCDLHGSGMSPWAKEVWAELHLEGTR
- a CDS encoding DMT family transporter, encoding MNDLRTAAEPAAAAVAVPEAVSALDRTGGGERRPGGRRAALGPVALVVAGGLSVQFGSAVAALLMPRAGALGVVTLRLAVAALVLLIICRPRLRGHSRADWGTVVAFGIAMAGMNTLFYQALDRIPLGIAVTLEVLGPLALSVFVSRRLINVLWAGLALVGVVLLGGGGFDRLDPVGAAYALGAGAMWAAYIVFSARTGRRFPQADGLALAMVVAAALSLPLGIMESGTKLAVPSTLALGAAVAMLSSVLPYTLELMALRRIPASTFAVMMSLEPAIAATAGFLILDQALSTLDALAIALVIGASMGAVRGQVGGGKKG